TTTAAGATTTAAGATTAATTAAAGTTTATTAGATTTTAAGAGtgagctcagggacttccctggtggcgcagtggttaagaatcttcctgccaatgcaggggacagaggttcgatccctggcccgggaagatcccacatgccgcagagcaactaagcccgtgcgccacaactactgagcctgtgctctagagcccgtgagccacaactactgagcccttgtgccacaactagtgaagccagcacgcctagagcccatgctccacaacaagagaagccaccgcaatgagaagcccacgcaccgcgaagagtagcccccgctcgctgcaactagagaaagcccaggcgcagcaacaaagacccaacgcagccaaaaataaatagataaaataaatagtaattaaaaaaaaagtgagctcAGTACTTGGATCTTGTCAAATAACTGAATTGCTTAAGAAGAAAAtaccttaaaattataaatgcacgTTAGCTGTGGGAATTTAAGTTATAAAAAAATCCCCTtaagatgactttttaaatttaccaGCATATATACCACTTTGGGGTAACCAGGTTTTGGATTTATAAttctaatattaattattaaagcaaaagtaatttcaaaatagTCGCCCGAGTGCCCAAAAGCTGCCCCGAGAACACGGAAGCAGCTCCAGTTCACTCGGAGCTAACCGAGTGTTAAGAATTTAGGGCCGTGCACTAGGGCGAGCGACACGTGGCCCCGCAAAAGGAGCAGGGTTCTGCAGAAGCAGGGAACGAGAAACCGACCTAGGAAGAGGCGGGATCATCGTTCTTTCCTACTTCAGCGCCTGCCGcccttatttttaagaataaataaaaaacaatttaaaagcacGAAGCCAGCCACTAGGAATCACGATGCCTCAGGGTCTGCGCCAGCGCACCCCAGGCCCCGCTTCCATCCCGGTAAGGAGGGGAGGGCGCGCGGACCCGGGGCTCCAGTCAGGGTCGTCCCCAGTGCCCGGCGGGGACGAAGGGGGTCATGAGGTCGCCTGGGTCCAGAGATCCCCGGCGCTGAGGACAGTGGGCTCCGCAATAGTTTCTGCCCGGAAGGATCGCCGCGGCCCGCGCGGGGGCCTCCAGCCCGGATTCCACAGAGCTCTGCTGCCCGTAATTTACAGGATGAAAACATGAGGGATTGGACAGTTATCCGGAAAAGCGCCTTTCCAAACCGTTTTGCGGCCTGCAGGGCCCCCTCGGCCCCGCGCGTCCCCGGCAACCAAGCCTCAGCGGAGGCCGGAAAAGGCCTGCTAGTCCGCACTCGCGCCCCCGCCCTGCGGGCCGTACCACCCCGGCGGACCCCCTCCGAAGTTGCGGAAAGGTACAGTCCCCGGCCTCTGATTGGCCGAAGACGCAGGGGCGTGGCCTCCGGAGCCTGGTTCTGCGCGCCAGAACCCACTCGCCGCAGTGCGAGCCGGGCCAAGAGCGAGCGCCATGGTGAGGAGTGGTTGCGGGTTGCCGGCGAGGCGGAGGCCATGGTTTGGGCCTGGGTTCGGGCCGGGGCCCGGGCCTGCCCGGGGAGCGAAGCCAGGCGAACGCGGGGGCCGCGCTGACGCTCGCGCCCCGGCTCCTTTTCCAGGTGCTGCTGCACGTGCTCTTCGAGCATGCGGTCGGCTACGCGCTGCTGGCGctgaaggaggtggaggagatCAGCCTGCTGCTGCCGCAGGTGAGTGGACGCGGTGGGCTCGCCCGGCCGCGCCGCAGCCCCTCGGGCAGCGCGGGCCCCAGCATGCACCGCGCGCTCCCACGTGGCCGGCCGCGCGTTGGGGGGGTGCGCTGTGCGCAGCAGCTCAAGAGCAGGGGATCTTTACCTGCATTCGTGATTAGAATCGTGTTAGAAGCATTTAAAAGTAAGTCTCCCGCATTCGAATTTGTGTGCACTCTATACAAAATGcagattttcatttttgcataaagagcaaataaaactatatgaagaatgcaaaaaaaaaaaaaagtctcccggACTCCACCCCGTACCGATGAAGCGGAACCGGGATTTGGGCCCCGTGATCCGTTCATTTTTAAAGCGTTCGGTTGGTCCAGACCTGCAGCTGCTTTACTGCGCCCTAGAGGCAAGGGCGAGGGAAGGAAACCACTTATCGTCTTTCTCCCCCCCAGGTGGAGGAGTGCGTGCTGAACCTGGGCAAGTTCCACAACATCGTTCGTCTCGTGGCTTTTTGTCCCTTTTCCTCGTCCCAGGTTGCCTTGGAAAATGCCAACGCTGTGTCTGAAGGTGAGTTTGCCACTAAATATTTTAGGGAGATAAGCCTGCTACTGTTAACCTTTTAAATTGCACAATCTAGGATGTAGGCTTTATTTCTTGTGGGCGCTGTAGTGATAAATGATTCCTAAATGAAatctggctggggtggggggactggTATAATACTAGACCCAATCAAATGTGGTTTTCTGCTACTTTGTTCAATTGATTTTGATACCAAAAGCCAAGAGAAAGAGGTTTGGTCCCAGAAGGTAAATCCAGTACTAAATGCTCCTATTGTGCTCCAGGGTGTTTTTTAAGCTTTCAGTAATGTATTTCATACTTATGTTATTGAGCCCGAGTTGTGTTCCTCCCATGGTTGATGCAGGCTTTGCAGTGATGACCTGAGTCTGTCAATCCCCTGAGTATAATCACTGATGTCTCCATGTCTCTGAGCAAAGCCTGAAGGGGAGGGCTCTAGGCACACCATCCTAGCATGCTCTGCAAGACCAATGTAAGATCAGTCTGTCAGTGATCAGTTGAGGGGACAGGATTCCTTTTTATGATTTAAGCATCCTTCAGCATGTTAGTGGGAGCTCTGTTCTTTGCCCTGAGGTGTTGTTCATGAGGACCTCCGCCTGCTCTTGGAGACTCACCTACcaaccaaaaagaagaaagtgctcctgggggttggggaccccaaGATAGGTGCTGCTATACAAGAGGAGTTAGGGTACAACTGCCAGACTGGAGGTGTCATAGCCGAGATCCTTCGAGGTGAGACCGTCTATTGACATTTTTGAATTCTGGGTGGGGGTGTCTAGAAACTCATTAGGCTTAAGGTTGCTTTTTGGAAGCCCTCCTGCTTGGCTGGTGCCCATGGGTGCAGGAGCTAGCTCAGCCCTTCCTTGCTCACAGTCTTGCCCTCCTCCAGGAGTCCGTCTGCACTTCCACAACCTGGTGAAGGGTCTGACTGATCTGTCTGCTTGTAAAGCCCAACTGGGGCTGGGACACAGCTACTCTCGTGCCAAAGTTAAGTTTAATGTGAACCGAGTGGACAATATGATTATCCAGTCCATTAGCCTCCTGGACCAGCTGGATAAGGACATCAATACCTTCTCCATGCGTGTCAGGTAAAGTGCAGGGATGACCCCTTAGAAACAAGGTCTTGGGTCTGTGGTTTAGCTAATTTTGAATCTTGAGATCAGGACTGGCTCCTGTGGGTAGAACCATGTGGGGTGGAGCTGGGCCTCCTGGTGCTTACCACAGGCTGTGTTCTTACACTGACTGTATAGAAAGAGGAGGCAGAGTAAACGCACCCCATATACACCTCAGCCCAGGCCCTTTGCCTGGTCTGTATTGTGAATGGGGCGACATGGAGTTGAGGTTTTGGATCTGATTTGTTCTGGTTTCCTCCAGGCAAAGAGTAGATCTGGAGAGGGCTGAGGCTATAGCTTTGAGACATGGCAGCTGGGCCATGGAGTGATTGTGGCTCTTTGCAGGGAGTGGTATGGGTATCACTTTCCTGAACTGGTAAAGATCATCAATGACAATGCTACATACTGCCGCCTTGCTCAGTTCATTGGAAACCGAAGGGAGCTGAATGAAGAAAAGTTGGAGAAGCTGGAGGAGCTGACAATGGATGCAGCCAAGGCTAAGGCTATTCTGGATGCCTCGCGGTCCTCCATGGGTCAGTATAGAGCGTGGCAGCCAAAATAAGGTACAGGGCTCTGAATACTGGGCTCCTGCATTCATACTTGATGTCCCTTAGGCATGGACATATCAGCCATTGACTTGATAAACATCGAGAGCTTCTCCAGTCGTGTGGTGTCTTTGTCAGAGTACCGCCAAAGCCTACACACTTACCTGCGATCCAAGATGAGCCAAGTAGCCCCCAGCCTGTCCGCCCTAATTGGGGAAGCGGTGCGTcatgggaaaccaaaaaatgggGGATTAAGAAATTACCATGTATATTTGTATTGTTGTATTGTATTTCCTGACCCATCATATCTTCCCCAGTGGTACTTGATGGGGAGGAGGTGAAGCAGGATTATGCAGTTGGTAGGTTGGCAATCCCAGCTTCTCTAATTCCTTGAATCCTTCTCCAGGTAGGTGCACGTCTCATTGCTCACGCTGGCAGTCTCACCAATCTGGCCAAGTATCCAGCATCCACAGTGCAGATCCTTGGGGCTGAAAAGGCCCTGTTCAGGTACCAGTGAGGGCACCTGCCCACACTCAGGTGCCACTTCTGGTGCCCACTGCTTGTTTGGGGATCACGGTGATGGTTGACCAGGGCTCCCTGACCTGTACAGGCCTCTGCTATGGGGGTGATGGCCAGTCCTGGTGTCTGAGTGATTCCCTGGGCCCAGCACAGGGACCACCTTTTCAGGTCAGCGACATTGGAtgccttccctctgcctctgggAGTGGTGGCTTGGCATGAGGTGGGGTAGAGACCCATCCTGGCCTGAGGCTTACCTGGAAacagggggaagaggggaagggaggcgCTGCCTTAGCTAACGAGGTTGAAATTTCTGATCTTAAAACTCTCCGCTGAATATTCTTCTCCCAGAGCCCTGAAGACAAGGGGTAATACCCCAAAATATGGACTCATTTTCCACTCTACCTTCATTGGCCGAGCAGCTGCCAAGAACAAAGGCCGCATCTCCCGATACCTGGCAAACAAATGCAGTATTGCCTCACGAATTGATTGCTTCTCTGGTATGGGTGGGGAAGTTGGcagttgggagggagggaggctgactACCCTAGCAGCTTCTACAATGATGGCAGTATTTTTCGTCAACAGCAGTTCACCTAGTGAGTGTTGATACTTTGAGTCTGAGTGAAGCTCAGGGTAGAGGGAATACTGGGGGTGGTGAGTAGTTTGTCCCTTTAGAGACTGACGTGCTATGTTTACTTACATACATGCATATCCAGAGGTACCTACCAGTGTATTTGGGGAGAAGCTTCGAGAACAAGTTGAGGAGCGGCTGTCCTTCTATGAGACTGGAGAGATTCCACGAAAGAATCTGGATGTTATGAAGGAGGCAATGGTTCAGGTCAGTTTGGGTCAGGTCAGGTGGGGAGAACCAGAGCTGGCTATTGGAGTTGATGAACTGTCTTAGCCTGACCATGTAGAGTGGAGGCATAAAACTGATTTAATGAGCCTGATCCAATAAAGCCAAGAGAGAGACCTGGGGAACCAGAGGTCTTCAAACCTTTTCAGCACTTTTCTTTGGCCAGGCAGAGGAAGCGGCTGCTGAGATTACTAGGAAGCTGGAGAAACAGGAGAAGAAACgcttgaagaaggaaaagaaaaggctggcTGCGATTGCCCTGGCGTCTTCAGAAAACAGCAGTGGTACCCCAGAGGAATGTGAGGTCAGTAGTAGACAGCCCTTAGCCCTGGGTGAAGATCTTAAGCCGAAGGACAGAAAACAGCAGAACAGAGGATATGCCACCTCAAGTCAAGGTCTGGAATACAGGCTTTTGGACTGAAATAAGGATCTGAAACCTCTAAAACTACCTCTTGATTCTATAGGAAGGAGATAGGTGCTGAGAGAACTCGCTCAAGAGCCCAGAGCGCTGGTTTGTAGCAGCACCTGTTCACTGGGCGAGTGTGTTCTGTCCTTGGCTGCTTCCCAGGAGTCCTCAACCGGGGGTAGTGTAAATTCCTGCTCTGCTTGTTCCCAGACATGTCTAGAAATGGTAGCATTTCATACTGGGGGTTGAGGGCAGGGAGAGCTCCAGTGTGCTATGTTAGAATCATTCTCCCTGGGATTGTTGTAGTGCCCAGTCCGCCAGTGTTTCAGGGTCCCCTCTGGAACTTGGTGTCATGATTCTTTTGCAACCAGCATGGTAGGGTTTTCTGTAAATTACTTACTGGGCTTAGATAATTGTGTATTCTCCCTACCTTCTAGTgattggcggggggcgggggggggtcaCCTTTGACATGCATTTCCAGAGTTAGAGccatacaatttaaaaatcatcccAGAAACACTGGACAGTCTTAACACCATTTCCATCCACCAGTCTTTCTGCGCTGGGTACTTAACAGCTGGAATTCTAacggggtgtgtgtgcatgttcatACAATGGATGACACTCTTTTCATGcccatttttccctttctgccatCAGGAGACAAGTGAAAgacccaaaaagaagaaaaagcaaaagcccCAGGCGGCTCCTCAGGAGAATGGAATGGAAGACCCATCTGTCTCCTCCAaacccaaaaaaaagaaatctttttccaAGGAGGAGCTGGTTAGTAGTGATCTTGAAGAGACAGCTGGCAGTGGAAGTCTTCCCAAGAGGAAGAAATCTTTCCCCAAAGAGGAACCAGATAGTGACCCTGAAGAGTCAGGAAACAAGAGGGTccccaagaaaaagaggaaattctcttCCAAGGAGGAGCCTCTCAGCAGTGGACCTGAAGAGGCTGCTGCCAGCAAGAGCAGCagctccaagaaaaagaaaaagctccgAAAGCTATCCCAGGAAAATTAGAATGGACATTTCCCTAGTAGGGCATAACTTACAGAGATATTTCCCAACCCATCCCCTAtagcccaataaaaataaaaacaaattcacgAGTCATGTCATATCATGTTTTATTGGACACCTTACATGGTGGGACCTATGGGTTGGACAGGGCACCAATGACCGCCTCAGTGAAGTCTTGGCAGGCGGCATAACCACCCATGTGAGAAGTTCGAACCTGTGGTGGAGAACTGTCATCACCTCTGTGGCCTGGGCCCCATCCCTAACCCCCCACCACCTAAGTTCCCTAAGGAAGCCAGCCCCAGACAACCTAGGCTCTGCCCAGAAGGTGATAATGGTCTACAGGTTTAGGGCTCTTCTCTGGTCCACTGCACTGAAGGGAGGTGTATGGTCCTTGTGAGGCTGGAGGGAATAACGGGCTCTAGCCCCCATAGGGGTGCAGGTGGCCGATGACAGACTTGATGAAGTCGGTTGTGGTGCTGTAGCCGCCCATGTCTCGAGTCCGCACCTACAGCCACCACCGGCAACACCcgtggggaagaaaagagagcccaTGAAGGCAGGGCAATGTGATGGAAATGGAATCCAAAGAGGGTGACAAGGccagaaaaagaagacaatgcAGCAGAGATGCAAGGAGGCGGCCAGGTTTGGAAGAGCATGGACCCGTCCGTTCCTGTCTTGAGGGCCAGAGCCACTGTTCCAGCTCTGCTGTGGCCTGGGCGAGGGTGGGAAGCTGAGCATGAGTGAGAAGGGAAATGCAGATTGGAGACAGGAGAAGGATGCCTTGGAGGAAATTGAGAAGACCAGGTGGAAGCACAGATGTCGGCAGGGGAATGGCAGATGAGGATGGGCTTCCAGGTGTGGAGAAAGTGACACTGGTGCCTCATCCTGCCAGCTATCTCCCTCTGCTCCTCCATCTCCCCTTAGGAAGCTGCAAGTTCTCCATTAAGATGGCCAATTAAAGAGCCAATGGATGGAGCAGGAAAGAGGGAATAGCAGATGGGAACTAGGAGGCAAAGGAGATCAAGAGGATGAAACAGccaagagaagggaaatgaaCAGCCCTGACAGGATTGGGGGAAAAGCAGAGCAGAGGCTCTTGGGACCTGGAGGGAAAGGACGCCCCAACTCAGGTTCCCCAGAAAGTCCTGCCGAGACCCTAAACCCCACAGCCTTTCTAAACTCACCTTGCCGACTTTGATCACCTTCTTCACCGCATCTGCAATCGTGTTGGAGTGATGCTCGAGACTGTCAATGTGGACAGAAAGAAACTGAGATAGCCCCCATATCATCCCCCTGATTTCCCCACCTGTGCTCCCCGAACAACAGCCAGCTGCCTCCCCGGGCTGGCAGTGACCTACTTGAGATGCCGCAGCATGTTGGAAGCTGACAACAGCATGGCTGTGGGGTTGGCTATATTCCTGCCCACTGCCTGGGCAAATGGATGCCGGGCACCCTGTGGAAAGAGGAGCAGGCCAGAGTCATTGGGAGCAGACATTCTGCAGAAGCTGAGGTCAGGGAAGGGCATTAGGATGAAAGGTCAGGCCAGGAACACTGAGATGTAAGGGGGGGACAGGAGCAGGCCAGGGTCACTTAGGAGGGGGATGCACTGGGGGAGAGCTATCAAGGGGACCTGAGGTCAGAAGAAGGGCACAGAGAGGGCTGAGGGAGGTGGTGACTTCACTCACCGTCTCAAAGACTGCATACTCTGCACTGTAGCTCTCACCAGGGACCACACCAGCTCCCCCAACCAGGCCAGCAGCCAGATTGTCAATAATGTTCCCATAGAGGTTGGGCATCACCAGCACATCAAACTGGTAAGGATTCTGCACCAGCTGGGGGCAAAATGTGGGCATGGAGGAAAGACGTAAATCCTATTCCCTGCCTTTCTCAGCACTGAGAATGGAGACACCGGGAGGGCCTCACCTGCATGCAGCAGTTGTCTATGATCATTGTCTCAAACTTGATCTTGGGGTACAGTTCAGCAACTTCCTCACAGCACTGCAGGAACAACCCATCCCCCAGTTTCCTGTCCATGGGCCAAAGGGAACATTCAGCCGATAGAGTGCAGGGAGCTACCTTCCCAGGAACCTACCCCATGCAAAGCCATGTCCCTCACATGATATTGGCCTTGTGGACAGCTGTGACCTTGCCCCGCCCCTTCTTAGTGGCATAGTCAAAGGCGAACTTTGCGATCCGCTGAGATTTGGTTCGAGTGACAATCTTCAGGCACTCAATCACGCCCCTCGCACTCTGCATAAGACAGAAGCAGCTGGGTGACActagaaaaaagggaaggagctGTGCCTCTCTCCCCAGTTCACCCCTGCCCTCCGCGATTTCTAGGGCCTCACCTCGTGTTCCAGAGAACTGTACTCCCCTTCTGTCTGCTCTCGAATAATCACCAAATCTAGATTGTTGTGTCGAGTCTTGTACCCAGGAAGTGACTTCACATGGACTACGTTGGCAAACAAGTCCAACTTACGCCTGGGGATGGGGCAGAGCCATGAGCACTGTGCCTGGTGCCCCAGTACCCCACTCACCCATGTCCTCCCACCACCTACCTCAGCCGCATATCGTAGGAGGCTAGTTCCCCCTTATACTCCATCGGGGTGTGGATCTTTCCTGCATAAACAAAgttgaggtgggggggggggtaggcaCAGGCCAAGCCCAAGGGAACCCAGATTGGTGTCCAATCCCCTCAATGATCCCCCCCAGACTCCCATCTCCCACTCCCAAATAAGTGACACTTAAATGCCTCTGGAGGCAAGGggcaaaggaaaataatgtaGTTAAAACCAGAAACATTTTACCCACTGTTTCATTTCTAGTCACCAAATTTAATTTATGTTGAAACTTCAAAATGACctaaaaggacagaaaagaatTTTCTCATGTCATCAAAGAGCCTGggtttcgggacttccctggtggtccagtgggtaagactctgcactcccaatgcagggggcctgggttcgatccctggtcggggaactagatcccacacgcatgccgcaactaaagatcctgtgtgccgcaactaagacccagtgcgg
The sequence above is drawn from the Balaenoptera musculus isolate JJ_BM4_2016_0621 chromosome 15, mBalMus1.pri.v3, whole genome shotgun sequence genome and encodes:
- the NOP56 gene encoding nucleolar protein 56, whose product is MVLLHVLFEHAVGYALLALKEVEEISLLLPQVEECVLNLGKFHNIVRLVAFCPFSSSQVALENANAVSEGVVHEDLRLLLETHLPTKKKKVLLGVGDPKIGAAIQEELGYNCQTGGVIAEILRGVRLHFHNLVKGLTDLSACKAQLGLGHSYSRAKVKFNVNRVDNMIIQSISLLDQLDKDINTFSMRVREWYGYHFPELVKIINDNATYCRLAQFIGNRRELNEEKLEKLEELTMDAAKAKAILDASRSSMGMDISAIDLINIESFSSRVVSLSEYRQSLHTYLRSKMSQVAPSLSALIGEAVGARLIAHAGSLTNLAKYPASTVQILGAEKALFRALKTRGNTPKYGLIFHSTFIGRAAAKNKGRISRYLANKCSIASRIDCFSEVPTSVFGEKLREQVEERLSFYETGEIPRKNLDVMKEAMVQAEEAAAEITRKLEKQEKKRLKKEKKRLAAIALASSENSSGTPEECEETSERPKKKKKQKPQAAPQENGMEDPSVSSKPKKKKSFSKEELVSSDLEETAGSGSLPKRKKSFPKEEPDSDPEESGNKRVPKKKRKFSSKEEPLSSGPEEAAASKSSSSKKKKKLRKLSQEN
- the IDH3B gene encoding isocitrate dehydrogenase [NAD] subunit beta, mitochondrial isoform X2, coding for MAALGGVRWVTRALVAAPNPRAWRSLCTSAVAQASSRSQGEDVRVEGAFPVTMLPGDGVGPELMHAVKEVFKAASVPVEFQEHHLSEVQNMASEEKLEQVLSSMKENKVAIIGKIHTPMEYKGELASYDMRLRRKLDLFANVVHVKSLPGYKTRHNNLDLVIIREQTEGEYSSLEHESARGVIECLKIVTRTKSQRIAKFAFDYATKKGRGKVTAVHKANIMKLGDGLFLQCCEEVAELYPKIKFETMIIDNCCMQLVQNPYQFDVLVMPNLYGNIIDNLAAGLVGGAGVVPGESYSAEYAVFETGARHPFAQAVGRNIANPTAMLLSASNMLRHLNLEHHSNTIADAVKKVIKVGKVRTSHMGGYAACQDFTEAVIGALSNP
- the IDH3B gene encoding isocitrate dehydrogenase [NAD] subunit beta, mitochondrial isoform X1 → MAALGGVRWVTRALVAAPNPRAWRSLCTSAVAQASSRSQGEDVRVEGAFPVTMLPGDGVGPELMHAVKEVFKAASVPVEFQEHHLSEVQNMASEEKLEQVLSSMKENKVAIIGKIHTPMEYKGELASYDMRLRRKLDLFANVVHVKSLPGYKTRHNNLDLVIIREQTEGEYSSLEHESARGVIECLKIVTRTKSQRIAKFAFDYATKKGRGKVTAVHKANIMKLGDGLFLQCCEEVAELYPKIKFETMIIDNCCMQLVQNPYQFDVLVMPNLYGNIIDNLAAGLVGGAGVVPGESYSAEYAVFETGARHPFAQAVGRNIANPTAMLLSASNMLRHLNLEHHSNTIADAVKKVIKVGKVRTRDMGGYSTTTDFIKSVIGHLHPYGG